From the Bacteroidota bacterium genome, the window ACGTTTGAACTGCCATTTCACCCACAGTAGCTGAAATTCTTATTCCATTGGCACTTAAATCTGCTCCTGTTGAAGCAATAACGGTAGGACCTAAACTTTGCCCGTTTGCTACAATCCAGAAGAAAATAAAGATATTTAGAATTAATGATTTTTTCATCGAAAATATTATTTATTCTTTTGCCCAAAGGTAAATCCAACCGAATATACCATTTTCTTTAAGTTTTGTTTTTAATTGTAATGCTTCATTGTAGGTAGCATGTTTTCCTGCATAGATGTAATAAAAGTCTCTAACGTCATTGTAAATCATTTGTACGTTCAAACCTCTATCAGCCCATAATGAAATTGATTTTTTAGCATTTTCAGGAACTTTAAAAGCTTCTACAACAACAAAGAATTCTCCACCAATATCCTGAAGTTTTCTTTCAATATCCTTCATTTCTTCATCAATTTCTTTTTCTTTCTCTGTTCTTTTGTCCACATCAGAATAGGTTTTAATTTTACCCATTTCAAGTTCGGCATCATTCATTCTTTGCTGTAGGATATTTATTTGATTTTTAGTTTTAGTCTTTTCTTTCTGAACATCTTCATCAAGTGTTTCCAGTTGTTTTTTAACGTCTTCTGTTTGTGTAGAAATACTATCTTGATTCTCAACAAGTTTCTTTTGTTTTTCTTTCATTTCTTTAATACCACGACCAAGATAAACACCAATAGAAATATCATGAGTTCCTTGTGTTTGACTTGTTAATTTGCTACCAAAAGCTTCATAGGTGTAATTAAATGAAACTTGATCATTTAAAAGAAATCCTGCACTTATTCCTATACTTCCTTCTTTTCTATAAGATGCTGCTAACCATACTTGATTTTGATATTTGAATTGAAGTGCAAATTCATAATTTAACGGTGCTGCATCTGTCATACGAATAATTGCGTATGGTGTTATTTGGAATTTTTCATTAATAGCAAAATCATAGGAAGCATGACCTAAATAATGTCTTCTTATTAAGTAATTAAAAGAATCGCTAGGATTATTGTCGCTGTAATACACACTTTTATTTTGAATTAAAAAAGGAGCTACAAGCCCGAAGTTCAATCCTTTAAAACGATATAAAATTGAAGCACCTGCGTTAAATGCTGTTTCATTTTGAGTTTGTCTGCTCATCAAAACCTTGTCATTTGTAAGGTCTTGAATAAAGGACTGTGAAAGGTCAATGCTATTTTGGAAAAACTTACCTGATAATCCAAAACTTAGATTGTGTTCATCAGCAAGATTTAAATGGTATGCATAACTAAGTGAGCCATAAAATCTGTTAAAGATTCCTTCTTGGTCACTAATTATCATTCCTCCAACACCAACGGATTTGCCAACAAGAGAATTGATATTTACCATTTTTGTAATTGGTGCTCCTTTAAATCCAAC encodes:
- a CDS encoding PorP/SprF family type IX secretion system membrane protein, with translation MKKFCVLITLVLLFGSTLLSQKLPLTNQYLINRYVLSPSYAGVNDGVAVFAGYRDQWVGFKGAPITKMVNINSLVGKSVGVGGMIISDQEGIFNRFYGSLSYAYHLNLADEHNLSFGLSGKFFQNSIDLSQSFIQDLTNDKVLMSRQTQNETAFNAGASILYRFKGLNFGLVAPFLIQNKSVYYSDNNPSDSFNYLIRRHYLGHASYDFAINEKFQITPYAIIRMTDAAPLNYEFALQFKYQNQVWLAASYRKEGSIGISAGFLLNDQVSFNYTYEAFGSKLTSQTQGTHDISIGVYLGRGIKEMKEKQKKLVENQDSISTQTEDVKKQLETLDEDVQKEKTKTKNQINILQQRMNDAELEMGKIKTYSDVDKRTEKEKEIDEEMKDIERKLQDIGGEFFVVVEAFKVPENAKKSISLWADRGLNVQMIYNDVRDFYYIYAGKHATYNEALQLKTKLKENGIFGWIYLWAKE